Below is a genomic region from Henckelia pumila isolate YLH828 chromosome 3, ASM3356847v2, whole genome shotgun sequence.
CCAAAAATCAACCAAAAATATCTCCAATCAAATCTAATCCCATGCACAAATACAAACCAACATTTAAACATACAATATtctaggttctgcccaaaaatacaacatatcaagttcgacgATAGGGTTCGATCGACTAATCAAAAATAATACAAGTTCGAAAGACACAACCCTACAACACGGtatctcacttctatcattctcaccccATGCTAACCCAgatgactcggtccagctcctgatcctcctgttgtcaagtacacatacaaacaaaaacaacagccggataacccggttagaaatataatttccaagtaaaagagacagtcacacaatatcaattaaacaactcatattgaaatatatcaatcatcaataaatccaaatgagagtggatgtatgcatgacttcaaaactcgggattatcaagtcagataatcgaaatatcaatcggtaatCAGTTGGGATCCCGGAGTCAAGTCATTACGAACAacccaccgacactcccattcggggtggatgtcgcacaactcaacccctagacttcagatcaactataagaagtattctagcacctgaaaaaactcgaaatccaaggtcacttcaatatagctccctaaatcgtctaatttcaaaacgaatcaaatattcggctcaatatgaatgcaagttcaaacaaagtaaatcaatcaagttgacaccaataaattaacatgaagtatgtgatttgtgggactcgagaatcaatcgaactcgagtattcaaccccattcaattcaatgtcgtcttttacctttccaAGTTTGTcggggattcaaatctgaaaatgacaacgaactcaatcaatatcgaatcaaatcaaaacaaaccattacaagaagttcaatactataccgtcttcaactctcgaattGGTTCAAACTTCCAAGTTCattccaaacccgaatctttcaaccaaactctgaaaatatgaaatatggattcgatatcaatctactaacttaacaaacccggaaatcaaaccgaataatataaccgataatccaaaactcgatttcgacggcataacggctataaacggtcaaaccaaaaatttcaaaccaaTTATCATCATCAATACAACTCAAACCCATCTTCCAAATCCAACAAACAACCAAATCCACTATAATTCCAAAacccattttcaaaaattaagctccaaaaatcatataaaatccaaacttcgttctttttccgaaccgacttcgaatacacggtctATTCTAGCTCAAGAAAAACATActcaaaaattatcaaattctggcaagccaacaaaaatcaaagttcatagatcgtagaaaaacttacggcaAAACGACGCCCTCGTTGCGGTTTtcatgaatctcaactcgaatcagaaatctgacggtcggatcgtgcagATCAAAGGAAGAAGCTCGAAATGTTGGCCATGGCTTCTCGGTTTAGGTGTGTGGTGGAGAGGAAATGAAGGAGAGAGGGTGATGTTGATGgtagataataaaaataaatcaagctTGCTTTAACTAAGTCCAACCCTCTATTGCAatccggtccctgaaactccaaactcaatcaattcaatctcggctcaattaatctccaataattcaaaataaataataatcaactctactaatcacaaaataattaatttcggGGCCTTACAGTAGATCTCCGATAtgttgggaagaagtaggagaaTGACAGTTGTCAGGACCAGAATTCATCcaagagatgaaagaaaaagttgaactgatcaggaaaagaatgaaagcagcccaggatcgtcaaaccagctatgctaataacaggcgtagacctttagaattttaGGTTGGcgattttttttcttgaaagtatcaccatttcgtggtactatgagatttgggcgtaaagggaaattagctcctcgttatatcggtccatacgagattgttgagaagattggtATTTTGGCGTATCATTTGAACTTGCCGCAGATTTTGTCTGCAATACATGATATATTTCACGTATCTATGATGTGGAAGTAtgaaccagatccttctcatatcttgagggctGATGATGTGGAGTTGGATAGTTTCCTTAGCTATGTTGAGTATCCAatgcagattcttgatcgtaaagaaaagCAATTTAGGAACAAGACAAATCCTTTGGTTATGGTggaatggagtagacatgggagagaagaagctacatgggaatTGGAGTCTAGAATGCGTCAAGAATGGCCTCATTTGTTTGACAATGTGATAAATTATTCCACGTACTCTGATTTTTCGATTTACTATCAGTGGTAGATGTTTGATCCCTTTGTATATAAGTTTGAtgtgtgtttgatttcgaggacgaaatcttctttttagagggggagaaatgtaaggacctgattttaatatgttaattaatttgtgtgttaaaactatgtattaataaatatcgatttatagacgatattaaaatgcatattttatttatagagcacacaggagttgaaataactcaaatttgggtcaagttttaaccccgaatgaataaaataagacacacaTTAAATCAATACATatctaattaaatagatatggGTATACATATACAGATATATATCATTCTCTCTCCTCCATATTTTTCCATCTTCTTCGTTATCTATCTGTgtcgtcttcttcttctttgttttcaaaatttttccaACACTTTAAATGCCCGTATCTTCTTCGTTTTTGTCCGAATTTCAAAAGCAAatatagttctggaatcctcgcgacgTAAGCTTTTTTTTGATACCAATTTTTCTAAGCTTTGTGCACGTTCCGTCGAACCCGTTTCCGACCAGCCGCTTCGTTCCGCCGTGCATCACCGGAGGTTCGGGGAACGTTGTTTGAGTTGTTTGAATCTTTAATTCGAAGTTTTGAGGTAATTTCGAGACTAGTGTTTCAAACTTTGGGAATTTCGATTCAATTGACAtccgataattgatatttgatttattattgattgtagGTGCTATAATTCAGCTGAATTGAGGTATtggttatttttcaaattttatttgggattaattttgaatttccagatttttaatattggggattttcgaatttaagtGTTGATTACTCATTAATTTAGTGTTTAGATGCTCTAGAAAATATAAAtgcgaattttcgaaatttgtaggaatttttgaaaaaattcagaTTGTTTTAATTTGGGTATTTTAACATTTAGGAGTCGTTTATTCACTATTTGGACATTGATAGGATGATTTaatatgaaatatgaatatttagaaatataattttgtatttttagaCTTAGTTCCGATAATTCTCAGATTTGTACAGGGGAATAGGAATTAATATGAATAAATGATTTTTCACAGGATTGGACTATTCGAGAATATcttgagatatttctgtggtaaATTAAGTGTTGATTAAGGTACGTATGAGTTGTTTACATTATGACGTctataatggcatgtaatgatattaagtattttgtaatgagtgataacgtgttttatgtgcttatgtgaattatgtgattgcattcactcatttacatTGATTGTTAATGTGCTGAATTGAGAATAATCGTTattttctttaataaaataaaataaatttcaaatatatttttattggaaAAATATTAAGGGATATTCGTCAAATAAGCACGTTAATAATAtttcatagcacgttgagccttgacacctttgattgctatttatatttatctctTGATATGTGTTGAGTCATCTTTGGAGCGAGTGGCATtatttagtgcactcctgaggTAGCACGAGGCCGAGTGGGTCGCACTTGCACCCTCGATGCTACGATACTCCTGATGACTGCATGAGGCCGAGTGGGGTCGCTCCCACACCATCATGCTACGTGCGTCGAGGAGctgtgatgattcgaggtctgctgcgtaCCTTCCACAGGTGGCCACTGAGATTATTGTcatacgattatttggactccatttggtatcccttattccATTGATACATATCACGCAttgcattgcatttcattgcattatacttgattttattcatgtcagttatatttgtcatAATGTTtctagttcgtcgtactggggtccgaccactgttttttttttatgttgtggATGTTTGTGATTCTATAGCAGGatatccagggggatttgacgcgtctggtggagcgtcatctagtggtacccagtgagtcGAGCGTGGAGTCAAGTTCccaaatatatgtatatatcagtttagcgagttttatattttccGAGGTGATGCCCCGTGTATCTGTATCGATAGATTTGGACTTTGTTTTggattgttatttgtgtgatcgagccttgccggctctgcatgtgtttagtcctggccagtgcgactataggtttgtaaattagtgttgtgactctattttcgagtatatattgctggttgtgttgtacaggtttttgggatgtcctatttatgaatgggtcatgccgaattttctgtaggcccaaaacgcaaatttttaactcgttttcactgtttacattaattaatcctgattgtttgatcattaaatattaaatcaggacacgggccctttcatgGAATGTATAGTATCTTTTTATGAAATAAACATGAGTGTTCTTGTTGTCTTGATTTATTACccagacttaaatttcgaggacaaaatttcctaagttggggagaatgtagtaactcgTACCCtattttaagtaattaaataataaacatgattaagggttactaaCTCAAGAAACAAAGATTTAAACAAGACAAATCAACATAAAAGTTATAAATTGAACTATGGTTAGTTCAGAAGGACCGAACCGAGTTCGGAAGACCTGAAATACACACACTTCGGAAGCAGCTAAATCAACAGGGTCAACTTCGTAAACAAGAAAGCAGTTCAGAACGACCGAACTGAGGATCAGAACGACCGAACTGAggattggaacgtccgaacctcatTAGCCAATTTGTCCATGAGTAGACACGAGGTGAACTGACATGTGGCACAGTTCAGACCATCCGAAGTTATAGATTAGAGAATCCGATGACATGGAACGATGGCTAAGAAATAAATTCGGACATGTGTAAtgcatgcagagatcggaaCCACCAAATTCaggatcggaatgtccgaaatCTGGCGTTCGAAAACATGGCGAGCATGTAGAGTTCGGAACTACcgatctccgtctataaataggggactTCAGAAGAGATTTCATACCACAATAGTTTCCCTTCTTGATTTAGTTTATAACTGATGGCCCGACGATATAAGTGAGGTGCTTCGGTAATAGCATCCATTTGAGAGTAGAAACTAGGTTGTTGACATCAACGAgctaacgacgaacgaaggtatggttcgagaatcatatttaaattatagGAGTATAtgttatcttagttaaggcctgtagaacatgtttagtgatacgatgaatatttgactgtaggcttggaacGTAGATTCTGTTAGGCTTGATCTACtactagaggtacgtaagtactgactgagattgtcagctgagtatgcatgcttatgtgttgcatttatgttcCATGATATGTGTTTtactattttaaataaatactgcatgtgcacatacacgttgagacGTATTTTCTTCGAGATAGCATTTCTCGTAGGGTAGCTCAGCCCTACACCTGATTATACTGTCTGACAACGAGAGTTACCGCACGAAGGGAGACTGATACTACGGTGATCTAGACGAGTGTGTGAGCTATCTAAAGGATGGAGTCCCAGATAGTGCTACATACTCAATGGTGCCTAGTCTGAGTAGGACTTGGTAGTTTACCAGTCATcacgttgcatgcatcatattaagttttgtatactcatatttacgTACTGGGTATTAGTTGCTCACGTCCTtggtattatcttggacaccccatccTACGAGGAAGGTCTTAGGTTGGACGGAGAAGGTGGATCAAATCAGGGTTAGTTGCAGGTTCTGGAGATTCCAGGAGTTACTAGCTACAGTCAGTTTcatttgtatatattttgggTGAATACACTTGGGTTTGTAataccggttgtattcttccaATTTATCTTGTAATTAGTAGGTTTTTAAGTTTTTGTAATAAACTTTGTTAAGtttgatttaataaattttatattaagatAATGGCATACTTAAGAGtgctagttagtaggtgatccgagcgggtcactacattatgGTGTGGGAGCCACCTGTTCATCCGACGACACAGAATACTACACGACATGACGCCATCTAATTGAGCAGAGTTCTTGATCCTGATTCTTGATATCCTGTGCACTTGAATTCATGCACTCATAGCACTTTTATACTCATGCTTTCGTATTAAGCATTTTTATTGCTCACGTTCTTGATTTTTGTTCTTAGACACGCCATTCCACGGGAAAAGTCTAAGGTTGGATAGACCCAGTGAGAGCGATCGCTGAGTTGGCAGGAGCCGCATGGTCAGGACTGACGATCATGTCCATGTTCCATTTGGGTTTTAGTACTTTTTTTCGATACGTGTGTATAACATTTACAGGTTtcttcgattgggttgtaaactatgtttaatttttatgttgtttatcttatcccattttaattaagttaattgcttACTATTAAGAATTTTTTAGTAGGTGAATCGGGACGGGCCACTAGACCTGCTCAACATGATATATGCACATGTAACATATGaataaaacagtaaaacatgtatatcaCGACACATAagatgcaacatataaacatgaatatTATGttggatatctcagtcagtacttacgtacctctaatacATAGGGCGAGTAAACAGCTCCACCGTGAAAGCCTGCAGGTCAACTGATTACCATATCATCATTACTGATGAAAAAAATCTTAACTAAGTCACTAACTACTCCCAATAACAACTATGAGTTCAAACTTATACATGTATCTGTCGTCAATCTTTTGTTGTCGAAGGTCCCAAAAATCGATCACAACTTCTTTATGACCTCGAAGGCTCTTGCCTATAGCTCGACCCTCGATTATGTGGCTAGAAACGttaaaaaaatacacaagaaTCGagagaaacacacaaaaaacaCACATCACTATGTGAAATTCGATGGCCTATTTATTAGCAACGGTCGAAAGATCCGTTCCTGGGATCGGTAGCTCCAATCTTCGTATGCAAAGATGTGTCAACATTATCTGGACACCTCAGTGCACACCTACATTCAAAAGGTCATAATTCACCTTCGAAAGATCCGATCTCCTACGCTTTCGTGCATTTTTGGCTCCTCGTTGAAGTGATTGACCATGCTACCTTCGGGCGGTCCAATCTATGTTCAGTGTTTCCGAACTCACTTCGATGGATCCGAACACTTTGGATGGTCCGAATGCTAATTTTTTGGTTCTAAACTGTTTAATCACTTGATTTACTTAAATAATGATCTTTTgatcatttttaatattttaatcacataaaacagtacttgggtcactacaatttttATACTTAACaatagtaatagataatagacaAGATAGATTTATTTTATCGATtgaacaataatttaaatttattataattataaattaattaaacatcacattttcttaaaatattaATCCACTATCattcttgaatttttaaatttaattctaaTCGAATAATTCTCTAATATTTTCTATGGCATGTAAAAGTTGAAATTTATGACTCAAATTGCAATAAATTTACTttgtaaaaatataaaatatcagTTAATCCAAAAtggatatataaaaaaatttcaaaaaaaaataataaaaaatcaaagCTGACTTTCCAAGTGTACGCACAATACGCAGTCATTGATGAAAAAAGAGTACAAAATGCTGCTGATGCGCATAATGAAAACCCTCGCTTCACTCAGCTCAGAACTCACTCGGTCTCAAGCGTAAAGCTCAGGGGTAAACATACATATTTTTTCAAGATCTGTTCGTTTGACCATGATGTGGAAGAAGAACATTGAACTTGATTTTCGTTTCAGATATTTCTTACATTTTACGATTTAGTGGTCTTCTTTGTGTTCTTCGCGATTTACTCTACCGTTTTTTAGGTTTCTTGGGCCCTTGAGACATGTTGGAACTGAAATTCTCTGTTTTTTTCCTTCGTTCCTCAACTGGCTTCTCGAATTTTGTGGCTTTGCATGTATATACTATTTGATGGGTGGTACTTTTGGGGGTTTAGGCTACTTAGGGATTCACTGTTCCTTTTCCCCCAACATTtgatttttcttgaaatttccaTCCCAACAACTGATTGCATCGTTTTGCATGTTGCAGGAGGCAGATTCGTGCAAGCGTCTGAGCTATGTTTTTCCTGGAAATATTATGTGATTAGTTTGGTTTTTGACCATTTAATGACTAATATTTGTCAGTTGAAAAATATTAGGTTTTTTTCGTTTGGTGCATTTTTAACAGTTACAATGAGTAGTTTCTGTGGATTTTAGTGCATAGTTTAAGTTAAAAGTTTAGTGTTGGCGCAATTACATAGGTAGTTCTGCATTCTGATTCTATGGAGCAAGGTTTTGGTTTCGAGCCAAATTCTCGTCCTGGGTCAGTCGATAAAACCAGGGTGTTGGATGTGAGGCCGTTGCAGTGCCTCGTCCCAATTTTCCCGAACACACCCAATGTGTCTTCAGGTTCAGCCCACCCGGCACCCTTTTCTTGTTTTCCACCGTCAGGTCCATTTCCACCAGGTGTCCGACCATTTTACCCTTTTCTGATTCCCAGTAGTTCTCAGCACACTACTTCTGCTACCCAAGACCAAGATAATTTAGGTTCCGACGGCCCTATACCAGCTCCTGTTCCACTTAATTCATATATGACCCCAACACCCCGAGCGCAAGGCCAGCGTGGGAAGTCTAAGAGGACCTTCAGTGCTCGCGAATATGTTGTGGTGGATGATGATGGGTATGATGACTCACTGACCGACCAATATCCAAGTGGATCCAGTGCACATGCCAATGATGCAGAGAATGGCAGCAACTCAGAGTTGAGGAGTGGCAGGCCAAGGCGGAGAGGGGCCAGGAACAGTGATGGCTTTGATGTGGAATCTTTAGTTAATAGCTTCTTGACACCATTTAAGCTTCATGAGTTTGATGACTTTAGAAGATCTAATGGTGACATGGAGACTGTTAGAACCATACTCCTAGTTTTTAGTTTACTAAGGAGAAGGCTTACTCAGCTCGAAGAAGCGAGTGACTCGGCAACAGCGATTGCTAGACGTCCTGACCTGAAGGCAGGCAAATTTTTGCTGACGAAAGGGATTCGAACAAATTGTACGAAGAGGATTGGACATGTACCTGGAATCGAAGTTGGCGATATATTCTTTTTCAGAATGGAACTTTGCATTGCTGGTCTACATTCCCAAAGTATGGCTGGAATAGATTATTTGAGTGTTCGCGTTACCGTAGATGAAGAGCCTGTCGCTGTCAGCATAGTTTCATCTGGAGGATATGATGATGAGGGGGATGGCGTAGATGTTTTGGTTTACAGTGGTCAGGGTGGAGTGCAGAGGCCAGACAGGCAAATGTTTGATCAGAAGCTTGAGAGGGGAAATCTTGCTCTTGAAAAGAGTTTACATCGTGCCAATGATGTAAGAGTTATAAGGGGTGTAAAGGATTCTCTGTCAACCGGCAAGATCTATATCTATGATGGCCTGTACAAGATTCGGGAGTCATGGGCGGAAAAAAACAAGTCAGGATGCAATGTTTTCAAGTATAAGTTGGTCAGAGTTCCGGGGCAGCCAGAAGCTTATTCTGTGTGGAAGTCAATTCAGCAGTGGAAGGATGGATTTACTAGGCCTAAGGGTGTCATTCTTCCCGATCTGACTTCAGGTGCCGAGAGTCAGCCTGTCACTCTTGTGAATGATGTTGATAATGAAAAGGGCCCAGCCCATTTCTCATATATTTCTACTCTGAGATACTCCAAGCCTTTTTTGACATCTAAACCTTCTTCTGGTTGCCATTGCTTGGGTGGATGTCAGCCGGGTGATCCCAACTGCCCTTGCAATCGTAGAAATGAGGGCCTTCTTCCCTATTCTTCAACCGGGGTTCTTCTAAATAACAAATCTTTGATATATGAGTGTGGACCAACTTGTGCCTGTCCTCCAAACTGCCGGAATCGAATGTCTCAAGCTGGTATTAAGTATCGTCTTGAGGTTTTCAAAACAAAGAACAGTGGCTGGGGACTGAGGTCTTGGGATCCCATTCGCGTAGGAgcttttatttgtgaatatgcTGGGGATGTAATTAGTGATTCGGGTGATTTTGGAAGTGAAAATGATAATAGTTATATCTTTGATTCCACACGCTACTATGAGCCATTAGAACTTATACGAGAAAGTTCTGCTGGTTATAATAAGGCCCCTTTCCCCCTTGTTATAAGTGGAAAGAACTGCGGAAATGTAGCTCGTTTCATGAACCATAGCTGTTCGCCAAATGTGTTCTGGCAGCCAGTTTTACGAGAACGTAACAATGACTCATATCTCCATGTTGCATTCTTTGCCATCCGACATATTCCGCCAATGCAAGAGCTAACTTATGATTATGGACTGGTTCCATCCGAAAAAGGGGATAAAGGAAAGAAAAAGTGTTTGTGTGGATCAGAGAAGTGCCGAGGCTACTTCTATTGATGGTGTGAAGTATGAGAGTTGATGGATTTTGGTGCCCTATGCTTGGAATAAAGGtgatatttcaattttattgAACCTTATTCTGTTGTCACTTATTTCACTGGCGTCAACATTATTATATGTTCATCACAACATGAATGATATCTTGGTAAGAATTTGACAACTTCTATGAGGAAACATGGATTTTCAGCTTCTATAGTTTTTCATTACTCAAATTCTTCTCTGTAGACAACTTGTTTTTTTACCTCACCAGGCTCACCATGTGAAATAGTTTAGGGAAAAGGTTACATGGTCTTTTGTTTTACTTGGCATCTATATATTGGAATCGAAACATCCGAAGATTCAGTATATTAGCTATGCTTAGATTCTTTAGCCTATAACTTTTTGATTAATTATGCATTATGTTTACGTTTAGCTTTCATACATGTGAAAACAAGGGCCATTACAATTTTAGAACTGTAAATTTGCATTCTTCGATAGAATACTTCTTTCCTGATTGTATCATGTGACAACATAAAAGGTACAtagatttttttgttttacCATTGAAATATAGGTGCCGAATTTTACCTGAAACATTTATAACTCAACATGTGATTTACACACGCCCTGTGTACCAATGACACTTGTATGTATATAAGGTCGAAATCTATGTCGTATTATGGTGTTCTTGTTGCACTCTCAAATAAACTTCTCTTTATCAATAAGACCGCCTTAGCATTTTTAATATGATGACTTGTGCACTGTGAAAAAGTTCAAAATTTGACTCAACTTTGTACCAAATTAATGCATctgttaattcaaaaattaatgcATTTTTAATTATGTAGGCCAGATGTTCCCCAGCCAGATGAGTTGTGTTTTTTTGTCTATCAGGTAAGTTTTCCTGTGCATTTACCTGCGAAGACATTGCAGCCCCTAGAAAGTAATTCTAGGTATGTGGCATGCAGTAAAAAAATTTCTCCGTTGATGTCTGGATAGTGTTCGCATTTTGTCTCGAGTATTAGCACTGTAATTCAAATGTATGTGAATGGATTGGTTAGTGTATGTGATGGGGAGCATACCGACTCGGATTTGAACTCCAGTTGATTTCTGCATTTTGGTATTTTTGTAATGTTTGAttgatgatattagcaatgTAGTTGTAAATTTGACTTTGGGCCATTGATCTTTGATATTAGAAGCTTCCCTCTATCTTTAGCCACCGTCACAGTTTCTTTGATCTGGTGAGTCGATTGATTTGCAACAGTTCATTTAATACACACACATACAAGTTagatatttttcattttatacATTTTTCATTTTATACGAGGAAAAGAGACTTCCCAAGCTGTCCTTTTTCTCTCGTCGGCATCCATAcatatgcatatatacatatacatatacatatatatatatatgtatatatatattgcgaAAAAAAAGAtggttatgagttttatgaCTTGTGAAATTTCAAATGTTATTTCTATCGGAATTTTGCATGCCCTCTCATGCCGCGGGATCTTTCTTCAAGAAAAGGCCCCTACAAAGCCACTGCATTGCTAAAACCTTGAATAAGCTATGAAGTGATATAATGGCGAAATGGTTTTACGTAAAGTATTTATAATATCATACTGTATATTTGTAATATATGCTATAACATAATTAATGGTTTGATCCTGCtgtcatttttattattttttcttgacaaaattaAGGTCCCTACTTTCTAATACGCACAAACAAATCATtgtgaaaatgtcaaaaataCAACTGTTTTTCTCCACCTTATAATCAAAATTGCTGGAAGTTTTCTCCACGTAAACTTCTTTTTTTCCACTCTTCCATTATTGACTGAAATtcc
It encodes:
- the LOC140887139 gene encoding histone-lysine N-methyltransferase, H3 lysine-9 specific SUVH1-like; this encodes MEQGFGFEPNSRPGSVDKTRVLDVRPLQCLVPIFPNTPNVSSGSAHPAPFSCFPPSGPFPPGVRPFYPFLIPSSSQHTTSATQDQDNLGSDGPIPAPVPLNSYMTPTPRAQGQRGKSKRTFSAREYVVVDDDGYDDSLTDQYPSGSSAHANDAENGSNSELRSGRPRRRGARNSDGFDVESLVNSFLTPFKLHEFDDFRRSNGDMETVRTILLVFSLLRRRLTQLEEASDSATAIARRPDLKAGKFLLTKGIRTNCTKRIGHVPGIEVGDIFFFRMELCIAGLHSQSMAGIDYLSVRVTVDEEPVAVSIVSSGGYDDEGDGVDVLVYSGQGGVQRPDRQMFDQKLERGNLALEKSLHRANDVRVIRGVKDSLSTGKIYIYDGLYKIRESWAEKNKSGCNVFKYKLVRVPGQPEAYSVWKSIQQWKDGFTRPKGVILPDLTSGAESQPVTLVNDVDNEKGPAHFSYISTLRYSKPFLTSKPSSGCHCLGGCQPGDPNCPCNRRNEGLLPYSSTGVLLNNKSLIYECGPTCACPPNCRNRMSQAGIKYRLEVFKTKNSGWGLRSWDPIRVGAFICEYAGDVISDSGDFGSENDNSYIFDSTRYYEPLELIRESSAGYNKAPFPLVISGKNCGNVARFMNHSCSPNVFWQPVLRERNNDSYLHVAFFAIRHIPPMQELTYDYGLVPSEKGDKGKKKCLCGSEKCRGYFY